From Etheostoma cragini isolate CJK2018 chromosome 14, CSU_Ecrag_1.0, whole genome shotgun sequence, the proteins below share one genomic window:
- the asns gene encoding asparagine synthetase [glutamine-hydrolyzing] produces MCGIWALFGSDECLSVQCTSAMKIAHRGPDAFRFENVNGFTNCCFGFHRLAIVDHLYGMQPLRIKKFPFLWLCYNGEIYNHHTLQKEFGFDHQTKVDGEILLHLYDRFGIQKMASLLDGVFAFILLDTANNKVFLGRDTYGVRPLFRLLADDGFLAVCSEAKGLTDLTHPVSTRASIVPFPPGHFEVFDLKPNGKVRPLQMERFHCCTTEPAHAIHDLVERLPTSFDEETVKGNIRALFENAVRKRLMASRRIGCLLSGGLDSSLVAATLVKLAKEEKLQYPIQTFSIGAEDSPDIIAARKVSAHIGSEHHEVNFSAEEGIQAVDEVIFHLETYDITTIRASVGMYLVSKYIREKSDSVVIFSGEGADELTQGYIYFHKAPTPKAAAEDSIRLMKELYLFDVLRADRTTAAHGLELRVPFLDHRFTAYYLSLPEDMRTPKHGVEKHLLRDSFKDLNLIPDEILWRRKEAFSDGIMSVKKSWYISLQEHLESMVNDDQMEKAHKTYPHNPPRTKEAYYFRQVFEKHYPGRAEWLSHYWMPRWTDATDPSARTLAIYKPDKEP; encoded by the exons ATGTGTGGTATCTGGGCTTTGTTTGGCAGTGATGAGTGCCTGTCGGTCCAGTGCACCAGTGCCATGAAGATCGCTCACAGGGGCCCTGATGCCTTCCGCTTTGAGAACGTCAACGGCTTCACCAACTGCTGTTTTGGCTTCCACCGGCTGGCCATTGTGGACCACCTGTATGGTATGCAACCCTTGCGCATCAAGAAGTTTCCTTTCTTGTGGTTATGCTACAATGGAGAGATCTACAACCATCACACA CTCCAGAAGGAGTTTGGCTTTGATCATCAGACCAAAGTGGACGGTGAGATTCTGCTCCATCTGTATGACCGCTTTGGCATCCAGAAGATGGCTTCCCTCCTGGATGGTGTCTTTGCTTTCATTCTGCTGGACACTGCCAACAACAAAGTCTTTCTGGGAAGAGACACGTACGGTGTCCGGCCTTTGTTCCGACTCCTGGCCGACGATGGATTTCTGGCGGTGTGCTCAGAAGCCAAAG GACTTACAGACCTTACCCATCCTGTGTCGACCCGGGCCAGCATCGTTCCCTTTCCCCCGGGGCACTTTGAGGTCTTTGATTTGAAGCCGAACGGCAAAGTTCGGCCCCTTCAAATGGAGCGCTTTCACTGCTGCACCACCGAGCCCGCTCATGCCATCCACGACCTTGTGGAGAGACTGCCTACAA GTTTTGACGAGGAAACGGTAAAAGGCAACATCAGGGCCCTGTTTGAGAATGCTGTGAGGAAACGTCTCATGGCCAGCAGGAGAATTGGCTGTCTTCTGTCAG GTGGTCTGGACTCGAGTCTGGTTGCTGCCACCCTGGTGAAGCTGGCCAAGGAGGAGAAGCTGCAGTATCCCATCCAGACCTTTTCCATCGGGGCAGAGGACAGTCCAGACATCATAGCTGCCCGCAAG GTGTCAGCTCACATCGGCAGCGAACACCACGAGGTGAACTTCAGTGCGGAAGAAGGCATCCAAGCTGTAGATGAAGTCATCTTTCACCTGGAGACCTATGACATCACCACCATACGGGCCTCTGTGG GGATGTACCTGGTTTCAAAGTACATCAGGGAGAAGTCGGACAGTGTGGTGATCTTCTCTGGAGAGGGTGCTGATGAGCTCACCCAGGGATACATTTACTTCCACAAG GCTCCAACTCCCAAAGCAGCTGCAGAGGACAGCATTCGCCTGATGAAGGAACTCTACCTGTTTGATGTCCTCCGTGCTGATCGCACCACTGCTGCACACGG GCTGGAGCTTCGAGTGCCTTTCCTGGACCACAGATTCACAGCTTACTACCTGTCTCTGCCTGAGGACATGAGGACCCCTAAG CACGGGGTGGAGAAGCATCTTCTGAGGGACTCCTTCAAAGACCTCAACCTGATCCCCGATGAGATCCTGTGGAGGCGCAAAGAGGCCTTCAGTGACGGCATCATGTCTGTGAAGAAGTCCTGGTACATCAGCCTGCAGGAGCACCTTGAGTCTATG GTGAACGATGACCAGATGGAGAAGGCTCACAAGACGTACCCTCACAACCCCCCACGCACCAAAGAGGCCTACTACTTCAGACAGGTGTTTGAGAAGCACTACCCTGGCCGGGCCGAGTGGCTCTCCCATTACTGGATGCCCCGCTGGACCGACGCCACCGACCCATCGGCCCGCACCCTGGCCATCTACAAGCCTGACAAGGAGCCGTGA
- the tac1 gene encoding protachykinin-1, which translates to MMKVLLLPVLVAFLAVGQVFGEENEIKEDADYWTSTNQIQDGWLANDPFREVLLRMTRKPRPHQFIGLMGKRSMANPQITRKRHKVNSFVGLMGKRSQEEPESYDWSTIRTYDQRR; encoded by the exons ATGATGAAGGTCCTGCTCCTCCCGGTTCTGGTGGCTTTTCTCGCCGTCGGACAAGTTTTTGGCGAGGAAAACGAGATAAAAGAAGATGCCGACTACTGGACGAGCACCAATCAAATTCAG gaCGGCTGGCTTGCCAACGACCCCTTCAGAGAAGTCCTGCTGAGGATGACGAGAAAGCCGCGGCCGCATCAGTTCATCGGTCTGATGGGCAAACGCTCCATGG CAAATCCACAGATCACCCGCAAAA ggcATAAAGTCAACTCTTTTGTTGGACTGATGGGGAAAAGAAGCCAAGAGGAGCCAG AATCCTATGACTGGAGCACAATACGGACGTACGACCAGCGCCGCTGA